The proteins below are encoded in one region of Balaenoptera acutorostrata chromosome 11, mBalAcu1.1, whole genome shotgun sequence:
- the STAT6 gene encoding signal transducer and activator of transcription 6 isoform X3, whose amino-acid sequence MSLWGLVSKMPPEKLQRLYVDFPQHLRHLLGDWLENQPWEFLVGSDAFCCNMASALLSATVQRLQASAGEQGEGSTILQHISTLESIYQRDPLKLVATFRHILQGEKKAIMEQFRHLPMPFHWKQEELKFNTVLRRLQHRVGETCLLRKALQPGAEGGQVSLHSLIETPANGTGPSEALATFLQETVGELEAAQALVLKRIQIWKRQQQLAGNGAPFEESLAPLQERCESLVDIYSQLQQEVGAAGGELEPKTQAALISRLDEVLRTLITSSFLVEKQPPQVLKTQTKFQAGVRFLLGLRFLAAPAKPLMVRADMVTEKQARELSMPQGPGAGAESTGEIINNTVSLENSIPGNCCSALFKNLLLKKIKRCERKGTESVTEEKCAVLFSTSFTLSPNKLPIQLQALSLPLVVIVHGNQDNNAKATILWDNAFSEMDRVPFVVAERVPWEKMCETLNLKFMAEVGTNRGLLPEHFLFLAQKIFTDNSLSMEAFQHRSVSWSQFNKEILLGRGFTFWQWFDGVLDLTKRCLRSYWSDRLIIGFISKQYVTSLLLNEPDGTFLLRFSDSEIGGITIAHVIRGQDGSPQIENIQPFSAKDLSIRSLGDRIRDLAQLRNLYPKKPKDEAFRSHYKPEQMGKDGRGYVPATIKMTVERDQPLTTPEPQMPTMMPSYDLGMVPDCSVNMQLGPDMVPQVFPPRSHSIPSYPALPREESVNVLPAFQEPHLQMPANLSQMSLPFDQPHPQGLLPCQPQEHAVSSPEPLLCSDVTMAEESCLRQSVGGFPQGTWVREDMLPPLLPPTEQDLTKLLLEGQGGSEGGSLGAQPLLQPSRYGQSGISMSHLDLRANPTW is encoded by the exons ATGTCTCTGTGGGGTCTGGTCTCCAAAATGCCCCCAGAAAAACTGCAGCGGCTCTATGTCGACTTCCCTCAACACCTGCGGCATCTCCTGGGCGACTGGCTGGAGAACCAGCCCTG GGAATTCCTTGTCGGCTCAGACGCCTTCTGCTGCAACATGGCCAGCGCCCTACTTTCTGCCACTGTCCAGCGTCTTCAGGCCTCGGCTGGAGAACAGGGGGAGGGGAGCACCATCTTGCAACACATCAGCACcctggag AGCATATATCAGAGGGACCCCCTGAAGCTGGTGGCCACTTTCAGACACATacttcaaggggaaaaaaaagccattaTGGAACAG TTCCGCCACCTGCCAATGCCCTTCCACTGGAAGCAAGAGGAACTCAAGTTTAACACAGTCCTGCGGAGGCTGCAGCACCGAGTGGGGGAAACCTGCCTTCTCCGCAAAGCCCTGCAGCCTGGGGCTGAGGGAGGCCAAG TGTCTTTGCACAGCCTGATAGAAACTCCTGCCAATGGGACCGGGCCAAGTGAG GCCCTCGCCACGTTCCTGCAGGAGACTGTCGGGGAGCTGGAGGCTGCCCAGGCCCTGGTGCTGAAGAGGATCCAGATTTGGAAACGGCAGCAGCAGCTGGCAGGGAATGGTGCACCCTTTGAGGAGAGCCTGGCCCCACTACAGGAGAG GTGTGAGAGCCTGGTGGACATTTACTCCCAGCTGCAGCAGGAGGTGGGGGCGGCTGGTGGGGAGCTTGAGCCCAAGACCCAGGCAGCGCTGATTAGCCGGCTGGATGAAGTCCTGCGAACCCTCATCACCAG CTCTTTCCTGGTGGAAAAGCAGCCCCCCCAGGTTCTGAAGACTCAGACCAAGTTCCAGGCCGGGGTTCGATTCCTGCTGGGCCTGAGGTTCCTGGCGGCCCCAGCCAAGCCTCTGATGGTCAGGGCCGACATGGTAACCGAGAAGCAGGCGAGGGAGCTGAGCATGCCCCAGGGGCCCGGGGCTGGAGC AGAAAGCACTGGGGAAATCATTAACAACACCGTGTCCCTGGAGAACAGCATTCCCGGGAATTGCTGCTCTGCCCTGTTCAAGAACCTG CTTCTGAAGAAAATCAAGCGGTGCGAACGGAAGGGCACAGAGTCTGTCACCGAGGAGAAGTGTGCCGTGCTCTTTTCCACCAGCTTCACGCTCAGCCCCAACAAACTCCCTATCCAGCTCCAG GCCCTGTCTCTGCCCCTAGTGGTCATCGTCCACGGCAACCAAGACAACAATGCCAAAGCCACCATTCTGTGGGACAACGCCTTCTCTGAGATG GACCGCGTGCCCTTTGTGGTGGCTGAGCGGGTGCCCTGGGAGAAGATGTGTGAAACTCTGAACCTCAAGTTCATGGCTGAGGTGGGGACCAACCGGGGGTTACTCCCAGAGCACTTCCTCTTCCTGGCCCAGAAGATCTTTACCGACAACAGCCTCAGCATGGAGGCCTTCCAGCACCGTTCTGTGTCCTGGTCACAGTTCAACAAG gagATCCTGCTGGGTCGTGGCTTCACCTTTTGGCAGTGGTTTGACGGCGTCCTGGACCTCACCAAACGCTGTCTCCGGAGCTACTGGTCAGATCG GTTGATCATCGGCTTCATCAGCAAACAGTACGTCACTAGCCTTCTTCTCAACGAGCCTGATGGAACATTCCTCCTTCGGTTCAGTGACTCAGAGATTGGGGGCATCACCATTGCCCATGTCATCCGGGGCCAGGATG GCTCCCCACAGATAGAGAACATCCAGCCATTTTCTGCCAAAGACCTGTCCATTCGCTCACTTGGTGACCGAATCCGGGACCTTGCTCAGCTCAGAAACCTCTACCCCAAGAAACCCAAGGACGAGGCTTTCCGGAGCCACTACAAGC CTGAGCAGATGGGTAAGGATGGCAGGGGTTATGTCCCAGCTACAATCAAGATGACTGTGGAAAG ggacCAGCCACTTACCACCCCTGAGCCCCAAATGCCTACCATGATGCCCTCTTACGATCTTGGAATGGTCCCTGACTGCTCCGTGAACATGCAGCTCGGCCCAGATATGGT GCCCCAGGTGTTCCCACCACGCTCTCACTCCATCCCCTCATATCCAGCCCTTCCCCGGGAAGAATCGGTCAATGTGCTGCCAGCCTTCCAGGA ACCTCACCTGCAGATGCCGGCCAACCTGAGTCAGATGAGCCTGCCCTTTGACCAACCTCACCCGCA GGGCCTGCTGCCGTGCCAGCCTCAGGAGCATGCCGTGTCCAGCCCCGAGCCCTTGCTCTGCTCAGATGTGACCATGGCGGAAGAGAGCTGCCTGAGGCAGTCTGTGGGAGGATTCCCTCAAGGCACCTG gGTCCGTGAAGACATGCTCCCGCCCTTGCTGCCTCCCACTGAACAGGACCTCACCAAGCTTCTCTTGGAGGGGCAAGGAGGGTCAGAGGGAGGGTCCTTGGGAGCCCAACCCCTCCTGCAGCCCTCCCGCTATGGGCAGTCTGGGATCTCAATGTCCCACCTGGACCTAAGGGCTAACCCCACTTGGTGA
- the STAT6 gene encoding signal transducer and activator of transcription 6 isoform X2, whose translation MSLWGLVSKMPPEKLQRLYVDFPQHLRHLLGDWLENQPWEFLVGSDAFCCNMASALLSATVQRLQASAGEQGEGSTILQHISTLESIYQRDPLKLVATFRHILQGEKKAIMEQFRHLPMPFHWKQEELKFNTVLRRLQHRVGETCLLRKALQPGAEGGQVSLHSLIETPANGTGPSEALATFLQETVGELEAAQALVLKRIQIWKRQQQLAGNGAPFEESLAPLQERCESLVDIYSQLQQEVGAAGGELEPKTQAALISRLDEVLRTLITSSFLVEKQPPQVLKTQTKFQAGVRFLLGLRFLAAPAKPLMVRADMVTEKQARELSMPQGPGAGATQVGRWRLGASSPGHSPVDSSSCHSWPSWDEPLSDLPGRESTGEIINNTVSLENSIPGNCCSALFKNLLLKKIKRCERKGTESVTEEKCAVLFSTSFTLSPNKLPIQLQALSLPLVVIVHGNQDNNAKATILWDNAFSEMDRVPFVVAERVPWEKMCETLNLKFMAEVGTNRGLLPEHFLFLAQKIFTDNSLSMEAFQHRSVSWSQFNKEILLGRGFTFWQWFDGVLDLTKRCLRSYWSDRLIIGFISKQYVTSLLLNEPDGTFLLRFSDSEIGGITIAHVIRGQDGSPQIENIQPFSAKDLSIRSLGDRIRDLAQLRNLYPKKPKDEAFRSHYKPEQMGKDGRGYVPATIKMTVERDQPLTTPEPQMPTMMPSYDLGMVPDCSVNMQLGPDMVPHLQMPANLSQMSLPFDQPHPQGLLPCQPQEHAVSSPEPLLCSDVTMAEESCLRQSVGGFPQGTWVREDMLPPLLPPTEQDLTKLLLEGQGGSEGGSLGAQPLLQPSRYGQSGISMSHLDLRANPTW comes from the exons ATGTCTCTGTGGGGTCTGGTCTCCAAAATGCCCCCAGAAAAACTGCAGCGGCTCTATGTCGACTTCCCTCAACACCTGCGGCATCTCCTGGGCGACTGGCTGGAGAACCAGCCCTG GGAATTCCTTGTCGGCTCAGACGCCTTCTGCTGCAACATGGCCAGCGCCCTACTTTCTGCCACTGTCCAGCGTCTTCAGGCCTCGGCTGGAGAACAGGGGGAGGGGAGCACCATCTTGCAACACATCAGCACcctggag AGCATATATCAGAGGGACCCCCTGAAGCTGGTGGCCACTTTCAGACACATacttcaaggggaaaaaaaagccattaTGGAACAG TTCCGCCACCTGCCAATGCCCTTCCACTGGAAGCAAGAGGAACTCAAGTTTAACACAGTCCTGCGGAGGCTGCAGCACCGAGTGGGGGAAACCTGCCTTCTCCGCAAAGCCCTGCAGCCTGGGGCTGAGGGAGGCCAAG TGTCTTTGCACAGCCTGATAGAAACTCCTGCCAATGGGACCGGGCCAAGTGAG GCCCTCGCCACGTTCCTGCAGGAGACTGTCGGGGAGCTGGAGGCTGCCCAGGCCCTGGTGCTGAAGAGGATCCAGATTTGGAAACGGCAGCAGCAGCTGGCAGGGAATGGTGCACCCTTTGAGGAGAGCCTGGCCCCACTACAGGAGAG GTGTGAGAGCCTGGTGGACATTTACTCCCAGCTGCAGCAGGAGGTGGGGGCGGCTGGTGGGGAGCTTGAGCCCAAGACCCAGGCAGCGCTGATTAGCCGGCTGGATGAAGTCCTGCGAACCCTCATCACCAG CTCTTTCCTGGTGGAAAAGCAGCCCCCCCAGGTTCTGAAGACTCAGACCAAGTTCCAGGCCGGGGTTCGATTCCTGCTGGGCCTGAGGTTCCTGGCGGCCCCAGCCAAGCCTCTGATGGTCAGGGCCGACATGGTAACCGAGAAGCAGGCGAGGGAGCTGAGCATGCCCCAGGGGCCCGGGGCTGGAGC AACTCAAGTGGGGAGATGGAGATTAGGGGCCAGTAGTCCAGGCCATTCGCCGGTGGACTCAAGCTCCTGCCACTCCTGGCCCAGTTGGGATGAGCCACTTTCTGACTTGCCTGGCAGAGAAAGCACTGGGGAAATCATTAACAACACCGTGTCCCTGGAGAACAGCATTCCCGGGAATTGCTGCTCTGCCCTGTTCAAGAACCTG CTTCTGAAGAAAATCAAGCGGTGCGAACGGAAGGGCACAGAGTCTGTCACCGAGGAGAAGTGTGCCGTGCTCTTTTCCACCAGCTTCACGCTCAGCCCCAACAAACTCCCTATCCAGCTCCAG GCCCTGTCTCTGCCCCTAGTGGTCATCGTCCACGGCAACCAAGACAACAATGCCAAAGCCACCATTCTGTGGGACAACGCCTTCTCTGAGATG GACCGCGTGCCCTTTGTGGTGGCTGAGCGGGTGCCCTGGGAGAAGATGTGTGAAACTCTGAACCTCAAGTTCATGGCTGAGGTGGGGACCAACCGGGGGTTACTCCCAGAGCACTTCCTCTTCCTGGCCCAGAAGATCTTTACCGACAACAGCCTCAGCATGGAGGCCTTCCAGCACCGTTCTGTGTCCTGGTCACAGTTCAACAAG gagATCCTGCTGGGTCGTGGCTTCACCTTTTGGCAGTGGTTTGACGGCGTCCTGGACCTCACCAAACGCTGTCTCCGGAGCTACTGGTCAGATCG GTTGATCATCGGCTTCATCAGCAAACAGTACGTCACTAGCCTTCTTCTCAACGAGCCTGATGGAACATTCCTCCTTCGGTTCAGTGACTCAGAGATTGGGGGCATCACCATTGCCCATGTCATCCGGGGCCAGGATG GCTCCCCACAGATAGAGAACATCCAGCCATTTTCTGCCAAAGACCTGTCCATTCGCTCACTTGGTGACCGAATCCGGGACCTTGCTCAGCTCAGAAACCTCTACCCCAAGAAACCCAAGGACGAGGCTTTCCGGAGCCACTACAAGC CTGAGCAGATGGGTAAGGATGGCAGGGGTTATGTCCCAGCTACAATCAAGATGACTGTGGAAAG ggacCAGCCACTTACCACCCCTGAGCCCCAAATGCCTACCATGATGCCCTCTTACGATCTTGGAATGGTCCCTGACTGCTCCGTGAACATGCAGCTCGGCCCAGATATGGT ACCTCACCTGCAGATGCCGGCCAACCTGAGTCAGATGAGCCTGCCCTTTGACCAACCTCACCCGCA GGGCCTGCTGCCGTGCCAGCCTCAGGAGCATGCCGTGTCCAGCCCCGAGCCCTTGCTCTGCTCAGATGTGACCATGGCGGAAGAGAGCTGCCTGAGGCAGTCTGTGGGAGGATTCCCTCAAGGCACCTG gGTCCGTGAAGACATGCTCCCGCCCTTGCTGCCTCCCACTGAACAGGACCTCACCAAGCTTCTCTTGGAGGGGCAAGGAGGGTCAGAGGGAGGGTCCTTGGGAGCCCAACCCCTCCTGCAGCCCTCCCGCTATGGGCAGTCTGGGATCTCAATGTCCCACCTGGACCTAAGGGCTAACCCCACTTGGTGA
- the STAT6 gene encoding signal transducer and activator of transcription 6 isoform X1, which yields MSLWGLVSKMPPEKLQRLYVDFPQHLRHLLGDWLENQPWEFLVGSDAFCCNMASALLSATVQRLQASAGEQGEGSTILQHISTLESIYQRDPLKLVATFRHILQGEKKAIMEQFRHLPMPFHWKQEELKFNTVLRRLQHRVGETCLLRKALQPGAEGGQVSLHSLIETPANGTGPSEALATFLQETVGELEAAQALVLKRIQIWKRQQQLAGNGAPFEESLAPLQERCESLVDIYSQLQQEVGAAGGELEPKTQAALISRLDEVLRTLITSSFLVEKQPPQVLKTQTKFQAGVRFLLGLRFLAAPAKPLMVRADMVTEKQARELSMPQGPGAGATQVGRWRLGASSPGHSPVDSSSCHSWPSWDEPLSDLPGRESTGEIINNTVSLENSIPGNCCSALFKNLLLKKIKRCERKGTESVTEEKCAVLFSTSFTLSPNKLPIQLQALSLPLVVIVHGNQDNNAKATILWDNAFSEMDRVPFVVAERVPWEKMCETLNLKFMAEVGTNRGLLPEHFLFLAQKIFTDNSLSMEAFQHRSVSWSQFNKEILLGRGFTFWQWFDGVLDLTKRCLRSYWSDRLIIGFISKQYVTSLLLNEPDGTFLLRFSDSEIGGITIAHVIRGQDGSPQIENIQPFSAKDLSIRSLGDRIRDLAQLRNLYPKKPKDEAFRSHYKPEQMGKDGRGYVPATIKMTVERDQPLTTPEPQMPTMMPSYDLGMVPDCSVNMQLGPDMVPQVFPPRSHSIPSYPALPREESVNVLPAFQEPHLQMPANLSQMSLPFDQPHPQGLLPCQPQEHAVSSPEPLLCSDVTMAEESCLRQSVGGFPQGTWVREDMLPPLLPPTEQDLTKLLLEGQGGSEGGSLGAQPLLQPSRYGQSGISMSHLDLRANPTW from the exons ATGTCTCTGTGGGGTCTGGTCTCCAAAATGCCCCCAGAAAAACTGCAGCGGCTCTATGTCGACTTCCCTCAACACCTGCGGCATCTCCTGGGCGACTGGCTGGAGAACCAGCCCTG GGAATTCCTTGTCGGCTCAGACGCCTTCTGCTGCAACATGGCCAGCGCCCTACTTTCTGCCACTGTCCAGCGTCTTCAGGCCTCGGCTGGAGAACAGGGGGAGGGGAGCACCATCTTGCAACACATCAGCACcctggag AGCATATATCAGAGGGACCCCCTGAAGCTGGTGGCCACTTTCAGACACATacttcaaggggaaaaaaaagccattaTGGAACAG TTCCGCCACCTGCCAATGCCCTTCCACTGGAAGCAAGAGGAACTCAAGTTTAACACAGTCCTGCGGAGGCTGCAGCACCGAGTGGGGGAAACCTGCCTTCTCCGCAAAGCCCTGCAGCCTGGGGCTGAGGGAGGCCAAG TGTCTTTGCACAGCCTGATAGAAACTCCTGCCAATGGGACCGGGCCAAGTGAG GCCCTCGCCACGTTCCTGCAGGAGACTGTCGGGGAGCTGGAGGCTGCCCAGGCCCTGGTGCTGAAGAGGATCCAGATTTGGAAACGGCAGCAGCAGCTGGCAGGGAATGGTGCACCCTTTGAGGAGAGCCTGGCCCCACTACAGGAGAG GTGTGAGAGCCTGGTGGACATTTACTCCCAGCTGCAGCAGGAGGTGGGGGCGGCTGGTGGGGAGCTTGAGCCCAAGACCCAGGCAGCGCTGATTAGCCGGCTGGATGAAGTCCTGCGAACCCTCATCACCAG CTCTTTCCTGGTGGAAAAGCAGCCCCCCCAGGTTCTGAAGACTCAGACCAAGTTCCAGGCCGGGGTTCGATTCCTGCTGGGCCTGAGGTTCCTGGCGGCCCCAGCCAAGCCTCTGATGGTCAGGGCCGACATGGTAACCGAGAAGCAGGCGAGGGAGCTGAGCATGCCCCAGGGGCCCGGGGCTGGAGC AACTCAAGTGGGGAGATGGAGATTAGGGGCCAGTAGTCCAGGCCATTCGCCGGTGGACTCAAGCTCCTGCCACTCCTGGCCCAGTTGGGATGAGCCACTTTCTGACTTGCCTGGCAGAGAAAGCACTGGGGAAATCATTAACAACACCGTGTCCCTGGAGAACAGCATTCCCGGGAATTGCTGCTCTGCCCTGTTCAAGAACCTG CTTCTGAAGAAAATCAAGCGGTGCGAACGGAAGGGCACAGAGTCTGTCACCGAGGAGAAGTGTGCCGTGCTCTTTTCCACCAGCTTCACGCTCAGCCCCAACAAACTCCCTATCCAGCTCCAG GCCCTGTCTCTGCCCCTAGTGGTCATCGTCCACGGCAACCAAGACAACAATGCCAAAGCCACCATTCTGTGGGACAACGCCTTCTCTGAGATG GACCGCGTGCCCTTTGTGGTGGCTGAGCGGGTGCCCTGGGAGAAGATGTGTGAAACTCTGAACCTCAAGTTCATGGCTGAGGTGGGGACCAACCGGGGGTTACTCCCAGAGCACTTCCTCTTCCTGGCCCAGAAGATCTTTACCGACAACAGCCTCAGCATGGAGGCCTTCCAGCACCGTTCTGTGTCCTGGTCACAGTTCAACAAG gagATCCTGCTGGGTCGTGGCTTCACCTTTTGGCAGTGGTTTGACGGCGTCCTGGACCTCACCAAACGCTGTCTCCGGAGCTACTGGTCAGATCG GTTGATCATCGGCTTCATCAGCAAACAGTACGTCACTAGCCTTCTTCTCAACGAGCCTGATGGAACATTCCTCCTTCGGTTCAGTGACTCAGAGATTGGGGGCATCACCATTGCCCATGTCATCCGGGGCCAGGATG GCTCCCCACAGATAGAGAACATCCAGCCATTTTCTGCCAAAGACCTGTCCATTCGCTCACTTGGTGACCGAATCCGGGACCTTGCTCAGCTCAGAAACCTCTACCCCAAGAAACCCAAGGACGAGGCTTTCCGGAGCCACTACAAGC CTGAGCAGATGGGTAAGGATGGCAGGGGTTATGTCCCAGCTACAATCAAGATGACTGTGGAAAG ggacCAGCCACTTACCACCCCTGAGCCCCAAATGCCTACCATGATGCCCTCTTACGATCTTGGAATGGTCCCTGACTGCTCCGTGAACATGCAGCTCGGCCCAGATATGGT GCCCCAGGTGTTCCCACCACGCTCTCACTCCATCCCCTCATATCCAGCCCTTCCCCGGGAAGAATCGGTCAATGTGCTGCCAGCCTTCCAGGA ACCTCACCTGCAGATGCCGGCCAACCTGAGTCAGATGAGCCTGCCCTTTGACCAACCTCACCCGCA GGGCCTGCTGCCGTGCCAGCCTCAGGAGCATGCCGTGTCCAGCCCCGAGCCCTTGCTCTGCTCAGATGTGACCATGGCGGAAGAGAGCTGCCTGAGGCAGTCTGTGGGAGGATTCCCTCAAGGCACCTG gGTCCGTGAAGACATGCTCCCGCCCTTGCTGCCTCCCACTGAACAGGACCTCACCAAGCTTCTCTTGGAGGGGCAAGGAGGGTCAGAGGGAGGGTCCTTGGGAGCCCAACCCCTCCTGCAGCCCTCCCGCTATGGGCAGTCTGGGATCTCAATGTCCCACCTGGACCTAAGGGCTAACCCCACTTGGTGA